A region from the Rufibacter sp. DG15C genome encodes:
- the mgrA gene encoding L-glyceraldehyde 3-phosphate reductase — translation MAYTPSPTRYSAMEYRRCGTSGLQLPALSLGLWHNFGHVDVLENSRQILHDAFDAGVTHFDLANNYGPPPGSAEENFGKILHEDFRGYRDELIISTKAGYRMWDGPYGEWGSRKYLISSLDQSLKRMQLNYVDIFYSHRPDPNTPLEETMGALDSIVRQGKALYVGISNYETPEATRAIEILKELGTPCLIHQPKYSMFVRWVEESLLDLLEQQGVGCIPFSPLAQGLLTNKYLKGIPENSRAAKPHGFLQEEEITPERVQQINRLNEIAQSRGQSLAQMALAWLLKDPRVTSVLIGASTPAQLADSLKCMQNTKFSSDELSQIEAILENK, via the coding sequence ATGGCATATACTCCCTCACCAACGCGCTACAGCGCCATGGAATACCGCCGCTGTGGCACCAGCGGTTTGCAATTACCTGCTCTGTCTCTGGGGCTATGGCACAACTTCGGGCATGTAGATGTGCTGGAGAACTCCCGCCAGATCCTGCATGATGCCTTTGACGCCGGCGTCACCCATTTTGACCTGGCTAATAACTACGGTCCCCCGCCCGGCTCCGCAGAGGAGAACTTTGGGAAGATTCTGCACGAGGATTTCAGAGGCTACCGAGACGAGCTGATTATTTCCACCAAGGCCGGTTACCGCATGTGGGACGGTCCGTATGGTGAGTGGGGTTCCAGAAAGTACCTTATCTCTAGCCTGGACCAGAGCCTCAAGCGCATGCAGCTGAATTACGTGGACATATTCTACAGCCATCGTCCAGACCCCAACACACCTCTGGAAGAGACCATGGGTGCCCTGGATTCCATCGTGCGCCAAGGCAAGGCCCTATATGTGGGCATTTCTAACTATGAAACTCCGGAGGCTACCCGGGCTATTGAGATTCTGAAGGAGTTAGGAACACCTTGCCTCATCCACCAACCTAAGTATTCTATGTTTGTGCGCTGGGTAGAGGAAAGTTTGCTGGACTTGCTAGAACAGCAGGGTGTGGGTTGTATTCCGTTTTCACCGTTGGCGCAGGGTCTGCTCACCAATAAGTACTTAAAAGGCATTCCGGAGAACTCGCGAGCTGCCAAACCACATGGTTTCTTGCAGGAAGAGGAAATTACGCCAGAAAGGGTGCAGCAGATTAATCGATTGAATGAAATAGCCCAAAGCCGCGGCCAGTCTTTGGCGCAAATGGCCCTGGCCTGGCTGTTGAAAGACCCACGGGTGACGTCTGTCTTGATAGGGGCTAGTACCCCGGCGCAATTAGCAGACTCGCTTAAGTGCATGCAAAATACAAAGTTCAGCTCTGATGAACTGTCACAGATAGAAGCTATTCTGGAAAATAAGTAA
- a CDS encoding basic secretory protein-like protein, whose protein sequence is MHHQATAQTTTIKKGKYTLTFVNQDPTFEPTIQDKLVNAFFKVYPKEAKRFNKNTVKHVTLTIDTVYAGVAYAHDGKITIASAWLHKRPGDIDVITHEAMHLVQAYPPNSGPGWLTEGIADYVRHAYGVDNASANWSLPELTDKHHYTNSYRITARFLLWAEKKINKKLVDTLDAHMRNQNYTPEVWQALTGKTVDELWEAYKANPAI, encoded by the coding sequence ATGCATCATCAAGCCACTGCCCAGACTACGACTATCAAAAAAGGAAAGTACACCCTTACGTTTGTGAACCAGGACCCAACGTTTGAGCCGACCATCCAAGACAAATTGGTGAACGCCTTTTTCAAGGTCTACCCCAAAGAAGCCAAGCGGTTCAACAAGAATACCGTCAAACACGTGACGCTCACCATAGACACCGTCTATGCGGGCGTGGCCTATGCGCACGACGGCAAGATCACCATCGCTTCTGCCTGGTTGCACAAACGTCCCGGCGACATTGACGTGATCACCCATGAGGCCATGCACCTAGTGCAAGCCTATCCGCCCAATAGCGGACCGGGCTGGCTTACCGAAGGGATTGCGGACTATGTACGTCATGCATACGGCGTGGATAATGCCAGTGCCAACTGGTCTCTGCCTGAACTCACTGACAAGCACCATTACACTAACAGCTACCGCATCACCGCCCGCTTTCTGCTCTGGGCTGAGAAAAAGATAAACAAGAAATTAGTGGACACTTTAGACGCCCATATGCGCAACCAAAACTACACCCCTGAAGTCTGGCAAGCCCTTACTGGCAAAACCGTAGACGAGTTGTGGGAGGCTTATAAAGCAAACCCTGCTATTTAA
- a CDS encoding GH92 family glycosyl hydrolase, producing MNRLLRLPLLLLALACTVSSAQSQKKKAPFAPEELVNPLMGTDSKPSLSNGNTYPAIAVPWGMNFWTPQTGTMGNGWAYTYAADKIRGFKQTHQPSPWMNDYGQFVIMPVTGKMKFDQDGRASWFSHKAEVAKPYYYSVYLADHDVTTELTPTERAAQFRFTYPKADSSFLVIDALDKGSYIKVLPGQKKIMGYTTRAARSNPKNFRNYFVIYVDKAFTFSRTFRGNTLVKDSLELTSNHSGAVIGFRTAKGEKVNLQVASSFISFEQAELNLQRELAQDNFEQTKEKARSLWNKALSRIEVEGGTEEQQRTFYSCLYRTLFFPHKMYEVNAANKIVHYSPYTGQVHEGYRFAGTGFWDTFRALYPFLNLMYPSINQEMQAGLVNDFLEGGWLPEWSSPGYADIMVGNNSASVVADAYVKGLRGYDIEKLYEALLHGANNEGPISAIGRKGAEYYKKLGYVPYDVKINENAARTLEYAYDDFAIYQLAKALKKPQADIDLYAKRSQNYRHLFDPSTGLMRGKNQDGTFQSPFNPFKWGDAFTEGNSWHYSWSVFHDVQGLVNLMGGKENFVKKLDSVFTLPPVFDESYYGSVIHEIKEMQIANMGQYAHGNQPIQHMIYLYNFAGAPWKTQYWTRETMNRMYKPTPDGYCGDEDNGQTSAWYVFSAMGFYPVCPGTTQYVLGAPLFQKMTLTLENGKKVEIEAPKNSDQNRYVQELKVNGKSYDKNWVDHFDLMKGGRLKFDMTDKPNTNRGTQESAFPYSFSPKQ from the coding sequence ATGAACCGTCTCCTCAGATTGCCCCTGCTCCTACTGGCGCTGGCCTGCACCGTTTCATCTGCACAAAGCCAAAAGAAAAAAGCCCCGTTTGCCCCCGAAGAGCTGGTCAACCCGCTCATGGGCACCGACTCCAAACCCAGCCTTTCCAACGGCAACACATACCCCGCCATCGCCGTGCCGTGGGGCATGAACTTCTGGACCCCGCAGACCGGCACCATGGGCAACGGCTGGGCCTACACCTACGCCGCCGACAAAATCAGAGGCTTCAAGCAGACCCACCAGCCCTCCCCCTGGATGAACGACTATGGGCAGTTTGTCATCATGCCCGTGACCGGCAAAATGAAGTTTGACCAGGACGGCCGCGCCAGCTGGTTCTCGCACAAAGCCGAGGTCGCCAAGCCCTACTACTACAGCGTGTACTTGGCGGACCATGACGTCACCACGGAACTCACGCCTACGGAACGCGCCGCCCAGTTCCGGTTCACCTACCCCAAAGCCGACAGTTCTTTTCTGGTGATTGACGCGCTGGACAAAGGCTCTTACATTAAGGTGCTTCCGGGGCAAAAGAAAATCATGGGTTACACCACCCGCGCCGCCCGCAGCAACCCGAAGAACTTCCGGAACTACTTCGTCATCTATGTAGACAAGGCCTTCACGTTTTCCCGCACGTTCAGAGGCAATACGCTGGTGAAGGATTCGCTTGAACTGACGTCCAACCACTCTGGCGCGGTCATCGGGTTCAGAACAGCCAAAGGCGAAAAGGTGAATCTGCAAGTGGCCTCGTCGTTCATCAGCTTTGAGCAGGCAGAATTGAACCTGCAGCGTGAACTGGCCCAAGACAATTTTGAACAGACTAAAGAGAAGGCCCGCAGCTTATGGAACAAGGCCCTCAGTCGGATTGAGGTGGAAGGCGGTACTGAGGAACAGCAGCGCACCTTCTACTCCTGCCTGTACCGTACGCTGTTCTTCCCGCACAAGATGTACGAGGTGAACGCTGCCAACAAGATTGTGCACTACAGCCCCTACACCGGCCAGGTGCACGAAGGCTACCGCTTTGCCGGCACCGGTTTCTGGGACACCTTCCGGGCGCTCTACCCTTTCCTGAACCTCATGTACCCCAGCATCAACCAAGAGATGCAGGCTGGTCTGGTCAACGATTTTCTGGAGGGCGGCTGGTTACCTGAATGGTCCAGCCCCGGCTACGCCGATATCATGGTGGGCAACAACTCGGCCTCAGTGGTGGCGGACGCCTATGTGAAAGGACTGCGCGGCTATGACATTGAGAAATTGTATGAGGCACTTTTACACGGAGCCAACAACGAAGGTCCCATCTCAGCCATTGGCCGCAAAGGCGCCGAGTATTACAAGAAGCTGGGCTATGTGCCGTATGACGTCAAAATCAACGAGAACGCCGCCCGCACTCTGGAGTATGCCTATGACGACTTCGCGATTTACCAATTGGCCAAAGCCCTCAAGAAACCACAGGCAGACATTGACTTGTACGCTAAACGGAGCCAGAATTATCGCCATCTGTTTGACCCGAGCACTGGTTTGATGCGCGGTAAAAACCAGGACGGCACCTTCCAATCGCCGTTCAATCCGTTCAAGTGGGGAGACGCCTTCACCGAGGGCAACAGCTGGCACTACAGCTGGAGCGTGTTTCATGACGTGCAGGGGCTGGTGAATTTGATGGGCGGCAAAGAAAACTTCGTGAAGAAGCTGGACTCTGTATTTACCTTGCCACCAGTGTTTGATGAGAGCTATTACGGCAGTGTGATTCATGAAATCAAAGAGATGCAGATTGCCAACATGGGCCAGTACGCGCACGGCAACCAGCCCATCCAGCACATGATTTACCTATACAACTTTGCGGGTGCCCCCTGGAAAACCCAGTACTGGACCCGCGAAACCATGAACCGCATGTACAAGCCCACCCCAGACGGCTACTGCGGAGATGAGGACAACGGTCAGACCAGTGCTTGGTACGTGTTCAGCGCTATGGGCTTCTACCCGGTTTGCCCCGGCACCACGCAGTACGTTTTGGGCGCGCCGCTTTTCCAGAAGATGACGTTGACGCTAGAGAACGGCAAGAAGGTGGAGATTGAAGCCCCTAAGAACAGCGACCAAAATCGCTATGTGCAGGAGTTAAAGGTGAACGGCAAAAGCTATGACAAGAACTGGGTGGACCATTTCGACCTGATGAAAGGGGGCCGTCTCAAGTTTGACATGACGGATAAGCCCAACACCAACCGCGGCACCCAAGAAAGCGCCTTCCCATATTCGTTCTCCCCGAAGCAGTAA
- a CDS encoding acyl carrier protein, with translation MITLLAPPLQEQVVHLIQKRTKLPAHKLKPTAHLYQDLGLDTLQVVEIIWDLEKRFQVEIPDDVPLQTVGDFIDFLAAHTK, from the coding sequence ATGATTACCTTATTAGCGCCTCCTCTACAAGAGCAGGTGGTGCACCTCATCCAGAAACGCACAAAACTTCCAGCCCACAAACTGAAACCTACCGCCCACCTTTACCAAGATTTAGGGTTAGACACTTTACAAGTAGTAGAAATTATCTGGGACCTGGAAAAACGCTTCCAAGTAGAGATACCGGATGATGTTCCATTGCAGACCGTTGGTGACTTTATTGATTTTCTGGCAGCACACACCAAATAA
- a CDS encoding efflux RND transporter permease subunit → MNITKLSIQRSTLVVVVFTVLTLLGVVSYNSLNYELLPKFSPPVLTITTLYPGASPNEVENSVTKEIEDALSALENVKEMKGTSLESFSIITIQLNQGTNVDLSLQDAQRKINAILARLPEDADPPTLNKFDFDDLPIIKMGATANMPATEFFDLIDNKIKPELSRVPGMAQIKVLGGAEREIKVNIKADRLEAYGISILQVQQRIKNSNLDFPTGRIKNENGQTQLRLAGKYQNLDQLRNLVIKSDQNGTVRLSDLAEVQDTQKDVDVLSRINSKASVGITIQKQSDANAVEVSAQTKAALANLEKIYAKEGLKFNIASDSSNFTLEAADSVIHDLIIAIILVAVVMLLFLHSLRNAVIVMVSIPASLVATFIAMFLLGYSLNLMSLLALSLVVGILVDDAIVVIENIYRHMEMGKSPAQSAYDGIKEIMATVTSITLVIVVVFVPIALSTGLVSDILRQFAVVVSIATMISLFVAFTLIPLLASRFSKLEHVSDKNMFGRFILWFERQLDNIIEGFTNTLKWAFNHKFITLGVTFLLLIASFMLVPFGFIGSEFIPAGDRGEVSLQLELPKNSTVEQTNYATKQVEEYLRTIPEVKRVFTTVGTTASSQAGQTSAYQAELSVALVDVKDRLFSTQQFSRQAKADIESKLPNVEVSPVPVGLVGNAQAPIQIVLSGSNLDTLIAFSKRVTKVVEGVSGTVDVEVSVEGGNPEIEVIVDRDKMASVGMSLESVGAGMQMAFSGNTDATFRSGTEDYDINIRLDEFDRRNVTDIANLSFINNQGKVVRLGQFADVKQSTGPSQLERTNRVTSLNVNSQVIGRPSGSVGADIQAKMAEIKIPNGVTVDYAGDLKNQSEGFGTLGIALLASIIFVYLIMVALYDSYVYPLVVLFSIPLAIIGALLALALAAQSLSIFSILGIIMMIGLVTKNAIMVVDFTNQMKKEGHDVKSALLEAVRIRFRPILMTTLAMVIGMLPIALAGGSVAATKNGLAWALIGGLSSSMFLTLIVVPIIYYGFDRILAKFGWDKTEEIILIDKTAEELERETAELEAQKEHHGHVAIV, encoded by the coding sequence AAAGGAACCTCCCTGGAGAGTTTCTCCATCATCACCATTCAATTGAACCAGGGCACCAACGTAGACTTGAGTTTGCAGGACGCCCAGCGGAAAATCAACGCCATTCTGGCCCGTCTGCCAGAAGACGCTGACCCGCCTACGTTGAACAAGTTTGACTTTGACGACCTGCCTATCATCAAGATGGGGGCCACCGCCAACATGCCCGCCACCGAGTTCTTCGATCTGATTGACAACAAGATTAAGCCAGAGCTTTCCCGCGTGCCGGGCATGGCCCAGATTAAAGTTTTGGGTGGGGCTGAGCGTGAGATTAAAGTCAACATCAAGGCTGACAGATTGGAAGCCTATGGCATCTCTATCTTGCAGGTACAACAACGCATCAAGAACTCTAACCTGGACTTCCCAACGGGTAGAATCAAGAACGAGAACGGCCAGACCCAGCTACGTTTGGCGGGTAAGTACCAGAACCTGGACCAACTGCGCAACCTGGTCATTAAATCTGACCAGAACGGTACCGTACGTCTCTCTGACCTAGCCGAGGTGCAGGATACCCAGAAAGACGTGGACGTGTTGAGCCGTATCAACTCCAAAGCATCGGTGGGGATTACCATCCAGAAGCAGTCAGATGCGAACGCCGTGGAGGTGAGTGCCCAGACCAAGGCTGCTTTGGCCAACCTGGAGAAAATCTATGCCAAGGAAGGCCTTAAATTTAACATCGCCTCAGACAGCTCCAACTTTACCCTAGAAGCCGCTGACTCGGTGATCCATGACTTGATCATTGCCATTATTCTAGTGGCCGTGGTAATGTTATTATTTCTGCACTCCCTCCGGAACGCAGTGATTGTGATGGTGTCCATCCCGGCCTCGTTGGTGGCTACTTTCATTGCCATGTTCTTGCTGGGTTACTCCCTGAACTTGATGTCACTATTGGCCCTCTCATTGGTGGTAGGCATTCTGGTGGATGACGCCATTGTGGTGATTGAGAACATTTACCGGCACATGGAGATGGGCAAAAGTCCAGCGCAGTCAGCGTATGACGGTATCAAAGAAATCATGGCGACCGTTACGTCCATCACCCTGGTAATTGTGGTGGTGTTCGTTCCTATTGCCTTGTCTACCGGTCTGGTATCTGACATCTTGCGCCAGTTTGCGGTGGTGGTTTCTATTGCGACCATGATCTCCTTGTTCGTGGCTTTCACTTTGATTCCCTTGCTGGCCAGCCGTTTCTCTAAACTGGAGCACGTGTCTGATAAGAACATGTTCGGGCGGTTTATCCTTTGGTTTGAGCGTCAACTGGACAACATCATTGAAGGCTTCACCAATACCTTGAAGTGGGCATTCAATCACAAGTTCATCACGCTGGGGGTTACGTTCCTGTTGTTGATTGCCTCGTTCATGCTGGTGCCATTCGGGTTCATCGGGTCTGAGTTCATTCCGGCGGGTGACCGTGGTGAGGTGAGCTTGCAGTTAGAATTACCGAAGAACTCCACCGTAGAGCAAACCAACTACGCCACTAAACAAGTAGAAGAATACCTGCGCACCATCCCTGAAGTGAAACGCGTGTTCACCACAGTGGGTACTACGGCTTCTTCGCAGGCAGGACAGACTTCGGCGTATCAAGCTGAACTGTCTGTAGCCTTGGTAGATGTGAAAGACCGTTTATTCAGTACCCAGCAATTCAGCCGTCAGGCTAAAGCTGATATTGAAAGCAAACTGCCTAACGTGGAGGTTTCTCCGGTACCTGTAGGTTTGGTAGGGAACGCCCAGGCGCCTATTCAGATAGTTCTGTCAGGCTCTAACTTGGACACCCTGATTGCCTTCTCTAAGCGCGTTACCAAGGTGGTAGAAGGCGTATCAGGAACCGTAGACGTGGAAGTGTCTGTGGAAGGCGGTAACCCCGAGATTGAAGTAATTGTGGACCGCGACAAGATGGCCAGCGTAGGCATGTCTCTGGAAAGCGTGGGCGCTGGTATGCAGATGGCTTTCTCCGGAAACACAGACGCTACCTTCCGCTCTGGTACCGAGGACTATGACATCAACATCCGTCTGGACGAGTTTGACCGCCGCAACGTAACCGACATCGCGAACCTTTCCTTCATCAACAACCAAGGCAAAGTGGTACGTTTAGGCCAGTTCGCTGATGTGAAGCAGTCTACCGGCCCATCACAATTAGAGCGTACCAACCGCGTGACGTCCTTGAATGTAAACTCGCAGGTAATCGGGCGTCCGTCTGGTTCTGTGGGTGCTGACATCCAGGCCAAAATGGCTGAGATTAAAATACCGAACGGCGTGACCGTTGACTACGCCGGGGACTTGAAAAACCAGAGCGAAGGTTTCGGTACGCTGGGGATTGCCTTGCTGGCGTCCATCATCTTCGTGTACCTGATCATGGTGGCCCTGTATGACTCCTATGTGTACCCGCTGGTAGTGTTGTTCTCTATTCCGCTCGCCATCATTGGTGCCTTGCTGGCCCTGGCTTTGGCTGCGCAGAGTTTGAGCATCTTCTCCATCCTGGGTATTATCATGATGATTGGTCTGGTAACCAAGAACGCCATCATGGTGGTGGACTTTACCAACCAGATGAAGAAAGAAGGCCATGACGTGAAGAGCGCCTTGCTGGAAGCCGTGCGCATCCGTTTCCGTCCGATTTTGATGACCACCCTGGCCATGGTGATTGGTATGCTACCCATTGCCCTGGCGGGTGGATCCGTAGCCGCGACCAAAAACGGCCTGGCTTGGGCCTTGATTGGCGGTCTGAGTTCGTCCATGTTCCTGACCCTCATTGTGGTGCCTATCATCTACTATGGCTTCGACCGGATTCTGGCCAAGTTTGGCTGGGATAAGACGGAGGAGATTATCTTGATTGACAAAACCGCCGAAGAACTTGAGCGCGAAACCGCTGAGCTGGAAGCCCAAAAAGAACACCACGGTCACGTGGCCATTGTATAA